CGCCCACGTGAAGTTTTCGTCGTGCGCGCCGTGGAAATCCAGTTGCCACCGGAAATCCTCCTCGCCTGCGCAGCACCGGCAGCTGATCCCCTTGAAGTAGTTCTTCGCAGTGTACCGGAAGGCCTCCACGAGCCGGTCCCTGTAAAACGAATGCTCGGCGGGAACGAAATGCTTGAAATCCTCCTTCCGGTAATGCCCTTTCATCACCTTGTCGCCGATCTTCACGACATTGTCGCCGAGGAGGACTTCCTTGTTCTGCAGGATGAACAGCTCCCCGTCGGAGAACCGGTTGAATGCGAACGGCTCCCTCCGCTTTAGAAGCGATACCAGATGGTAAAAATCATCGACGAAGCTTTTCATGCGGCTATCCCGCACATCGTAAACATGGCGCCGAGTTCGTGCCCGTCCCGCATCTCACAGGTCCAGTTCCTTCTTCCAGACTTCGTAGATCGAGTCGTTGCTTGCCGATTCGTCCGCTTCGGCCGTGTCCGGCCCGTGATAACGGGTGCCCGTCAGGGCGCACTCCCGTTTCACCGGGCTCCACGGCCTGGCGGCGCAACGATAAACGTCGGAGATGGAATCGTACATTTTCCGGGGATCGTCGACAAACCCGGCGAATTTGATCCTGCCCGGATATGTTTTCGACAGCGGGGCGATGTTCGAATTGAAGTAGACCGGGTCAAGCATGTAGCCGTACAGGACAACCGATTCCATCCCGTCCCGAAGCGCTTTTTCGATGGAGGTTTCCAGGCGGTTTTCCCGCCGGACCGTTCCGATGACGCCGGCCACCCGTTCCGGCCTGGCGGCCGGTTTTTCCAGGTCCCGCACGAAGTCGGGACAGACGAAATGGGAAAAACGGGAAGCCCCGCGGTCCCTCTGCGATTCGCAGGAGAAGTGGATCTTGTGGAAAATGGAGAAGCGCGGCCTTCCCGTGAGGACCGGATCGTCTCCGCTGCGTGTAAGAATCAGCCGGAAGGCATCCGGTTTCGTGCCGCCTGCCAGTACGCCGGGAATCCGGTCTTCCAGCTCCTTCCGCCATCCGCCGCCCCGTGAGGTGCCGGCCAGCTTTGCCGGATCGTCCAGATCGGAAGCCGAATGAAGCCGGATGCCGTGCGCGATGACGATGTCCCCGTTCACCGGCCGGAAATCCGAAAGAGGAGCGGACAGGCACTTGTCCATGTGCCACCGGTCCGGCCCGTAGAACACGCACTCGTGCCCCCTGGAATTGAGCTGGTTGCACAGGTTCGCGAGCGCGACCGTGGAGCCGACGGGGATGCTCTGCCCGGATACGATTTTTATCATTTCGGTTTCACAGCGAGCGGGAAAGGATCCGAACGATGCGCTCCGCCGCGCGGCCGTCCCCGAACGGGCGCAGCCGCGAATTTCCCGCGGGTTTCCTCGCCCATTCGATGTGGGGAAGGAGTTTCCTCCCCACGAGCCTTCCCAGCCCCATCTCGATCACTTCCGGCCGTTCGGTGGTCTCCCGCACGACCAGGATTCTCTTGTTCAGGCAGGCGCATTCTTCCTGGATTCCCCCGCTGTCGGATATGACGAACCTCGCGGAGGCCAGCATGCGGAGCATCTCGAAATAACCGACAGGTGGGATGACGCGGATATTCCCGGCGGTAAGCCGCGGGCGATGCTTCCGGACGTTCGGATTCGGATGGATCGGGAGGACCAGGTCAAGGTCGGGGTTCCCCGCGGCGACCCGGTTCAGCTCGTCGAAAATCAGCCCCATGATCGCGTGGTTTTCCCTGCGGTGCAGCGTCACCGGCACAACGTTGGACCGGGACACCGGGATCTTCCGCGCGCGCCGGATGGCTTTCACGGCGTCGACGATCGTGTTCCCCACGTTGTGGACGTTCCTGGCCCCGAAGCCGAGCAGGTTTTCGGATGCCCGCTTCGTCGGGGCGAAGTTCCACTCCGCGACGCCGCCGATCAGAGTGCGGTTCATCTCCTCCGGGTATGGATTATGCGGATCGAACGTCCGAAGACCCGCCTCCACGTGCGCGACCTTCACACCGTTGTAAAACGCCATCTGGGCGAGCGCCCAGGCCGTAGTCGTGTCGCCCTGCACGA
The Deltaproteobacteria bacterium DNA segment above includes these coding regions:
- the wecB gene encoding UDP-N-acetylglucosamine 2-epimerase (non-hydrolyzing), coding for MILVAYGTRPEIIKLFPVIRELGKRRILHETLFTGQQTDLYEDVKELVPPPGVSFAGSFSGKGKHNTLGESFIKICLASEKLFARRRFDAVVVQGDTTTAWALAQMAFYNGVKVAHVEAGLRTFDPHNPYPEEMNRTLIGGVAEWNFAPTKRASENLLGFGARNVHNVGNTIVDAVKAIRRARKIPVSRSNVVPVTLHRRENHAIMGLIFDELNRVAAGNPDLDLVLPIHPNPNVRKHRPRLTAGNIRVIPPVGYFEMLRMLASARFVISDSGGIQEECACLNKRILVVRETTERPEVIEMGLGRLVGRKLLPHIEWARKPAGNSRLRPFGDGRAAERIVRILSRSL